The following proteins are co-located in the Trichocoleus sp. FACHB-46 genome:
- a CDS encoding M48 family metallopeptidase, producing MSPAKTPLIGLKADQFRHPLDLEATQALKQLPGLDLMIRSLLGPLAEQVFYLDNIASSILVSDQQLPHLHQLLIEACKILDLELPQLYIRQHPVPNAYTFAIRGRQPFIVVHTSLLELLNPEEIQAVIAHELGHLKCDHGVYLTLANIMVLAAGQLPTLGGVIAQTLQSQILEWVRCAEFTCDRAALLVTQDPKVVASLLMKLTGGSPTLASKLNLDAFLAQARSYDDVSNSDLGELLKQAQVAPLTHPVPVIRAREIDRWAGSKTYQTLLQNGKNEYNSEASSKGGWRNW from the coding sequence ATGTCTCCTGCAAAGACTCCTTTAATTGGCTTGAAGGCGGATCAATTTCGTCATCCTCTCGATTTAGAAGCAACTCAAGCCCTCAAGCAGTTGCCTGGGCTGGACTTGATGATTCGGAGTTTGCTAGGGCCACTAGCCGAACAAGTTTTTTACCTTGACAATATTGCCTCCAGCATTTTGGTCAGTGACCAACAACTGCCGCACTTACATCAACTGCTAATCGAAGCTTGCAAAATTCTTGACCTGGAGTTGCCTCAGCTCTACATTCGGCAACATCCTGTCCCCAATGCTTATACATTTGCGATTCGCGGCAGACAGCCCTTTATCGTAGTTCATACCTCTTTGCTGGAGCTACTGAACCCCGAAGAAATTCAAGCGGTGATCGCTCACGAACTAGGACACTTGAAATGTGATCACGGCGTTTACTTAACCCTAGCCAACATTATGGTGCTAGCCGCAGGACAACTGCCTACTTTGGGTGGCGTGATTGCTCAAACCTTGCAGTCCCAAATCTTAGAGTGGGTCCGCTGTGCTGAATTTACTTGCGATCGCGCTGCTCTCTTAGTCACGCAAGACCCGAAGGTGGTGGCTTCCCTGCTAATGAAACTGACTGGGGGATCGCCGACCTTGGCATCTAAGTTAAACCTAGACGCTTTTCTAGCTCAGGCGCGTTCTTACGATGACGTTAGTAACAGCGACCTGGGTGAATTACTAAAGCAGGCTCAAGTTGCACCTCTGACTCATCCGGTCCCTGTAATTCGCGCGCGGGAGATCGATCGCTGGGCTGGAAGTAAAACTTACCAAACCCTGTTGCAAAACGGAAAAAATGAGTATAATAGTGAAGCTTCATCCAAGGGCGGATGGCGGAATTGGTAG
- the ald gene encoding alanine dehydrogenase yields MEIGVPKETKDQEFRVGLSPSSARVLVDNGHGVFVETQAGIGAGFSDADYVQVGAKIVPNAETAWNRELVIKVKEPLAPEYQFLQKGQLLFTYLHLAADRELTEHLISSGVTAIAYETVELPDKRLPLLTPMSIIAGRLSVQFGSRFLERQQGGRGVLLGGVPGVQPGKVVILGGGVVGTEAARIAVGMGAQVQILDLNVDRLAYLETLFGSRVELLYSNSLQIETVVPEADLLIGAVLVPGRRAPILVGQSLVAKMRPGSVIVDVAVDQGGCIETMRPTSHSHPTYVEAGVVHYGVPNMPGAVPWTATQALNNSTLPYVLKLANYGLSALDSDAVLAKGVSVQNQRLVHPAVQEVFPDLAH; encoded by the coding sequence ATGGAAATCGGCGTTCCCAAGGAAACAAAAGACCAAGAGTTCCGAGTGGGGTTGAGTCCGAGCAGTGCTCGCGTTCTAGTAGACAACGGGCATGGCGTTTTTGTCGAGACCCAGGCTGGTATCGGCGCAGGCTTTAGCGATGCTGATTATGTTCAAGTAGGAGCAAAAATTGTTCCCAATGCTGAGACTGCTTGGAATCGAGAGTTGGTGATTAAGGTCAAAGAGCCGCTAGCACCGGAATATCAGTTTTTGCAAAAAGGCCAACTCCTGTTTACCTATCTGCATTTGGCTGCCGATCGCGAACTAACTGAGCATCTGATTAGTTCTGGGGTAACTGCGATCGCCTATGAAACGGTAGAACTGCCAGATAAAAGACTCCCTCTCTTGACCCCCATGAGCATTATTGCTGGGCGGCTATCGGTGCAGTTTGGCTCTCGATTTTTAGAACGCCAACAAGGGGGGCGGGGCGTACTTTTAGGTGGCGTGCCTGGAGTGCAACCTGGCAAAGTGGTGATATTAGGCGGTGGAGTGGTAGGCACAGAAGCAGCCCGGATTGCCGTCGGGATGGGTGCTCAGGTCCAAATTTTAGATTTGAATGTAGACCGTTTAGCTTATTTAGAAACTTTATTTGGTTCCCGCGTGGAACTGCTCTACAGCAACTCCTTACAAATCGAGACAGTCGTACCAGAAGCCGACTTGCTGATCGGGGCCGTGTTAGTACCTGGTCGCCGAGCCCCGATTTTGGTGGGTCAGTCTTTAGTTGCCAAAATGCGACCTGGTTCAGTGATCGTGGATGTGGCCGTCGATCAAGGTGGCTGTATTGAAACGATGCGACCCACATCCCATAGTCACCCTACCTATGTCGAGGCAGGTGTGGTACATTACGGCGTGCCAAATATGCCTGGAGCAGTTCCCTGGACAGCGACCCAAGCTCTCAATAACAGCACCTTACCCTACGTCCTGAAGCTAGCCAATTACGGTCTATCTGCTTTGGACTCCGATGCAGTTTTAGCCAAGGGAGTTAGTGTGCAAAATCAGCGGTTAGTGCATCCCGCTGTACAGGAAGTATTTCCTGATTTAGCTCACTGA
- the topA gene encoding type I DNA topoisomerase, giving the protein MSTLVIVESPTKARTIRNYLPAGYRVEASMGHVRDLPQSASEIPANVKEEKWAKLGVNIESEFEPLYVVPKDKKKIVKALKDALKDADELILATDEDREGESISWHLLQLLQPKVPIKRMVFHEITQEAIKEALKNCRTVDEKLVRAQETRRILDRLVGYTLSPLLWKKIAWGLSAGRVQSVAVRLLVRRERQRRAFHQGTYWDLKATLEKDKSAFEARLVTLRGQRLATGSDFDEATGQIAAGRNVLLLNEAEARALQEQITNKAWTVSNIEERPVTRKPAPPFTTSTLQQESNRKLRLSARDTMRVAQSLYEQGFITYMRTDSVNLSQQAIEAARTCVENMYGAAYLSPEPRKYSTKSKGAQEAHEAIRPAGSSFRTPQETGLKGAEFQLYDLIWKRTVATQMAEARQTHITVQIQVEEAGFRASGKRIDFPGFFRAYVEGSDDPDAAIEDREVILPALKVGDKPACKALEAIGHETQPPARYTEASLVKTLESEGIGRPSTYASIIGTIIDRGYAQMVSNALVPTFTAFAVTTLLENHFPDLVDTSFTARMEQTLDEISTGEVKWLPYLKEFYLGKAGLETQVKERESQIDPTEARTIELEDLAAKIRIGRYGAYLETEKDDAIVKATIPQDLTPADLDPAQVEVLLRQKTEGPDKLGLHPDTGEPIYLRIGPFGPYVQLGDLGETNVEPKRASLPKGVGMDDVTLEMAVGLLSLPRTLGVHPETNGKIQAGLGRFGPYVLHDQGKEGKEYRSLKAGDDVLAIELDRALELLAEPKAGRRGARSKSKEPLRSLGAHPADEEPINIYDGPYGPYIKHGKTNVSVPEDQAVESITLEAALELLGTKESTSKSGRKSAKSASSTKKATKSTATKSETASKTKARKTTTKKSGTGSSKKKTSTLES; this is encoded by the coding sequence ATGTCAACCCTGGTCATTGTCGAATCTCCTACCAAAGCACGCACCATTCGCAACTACCTGCCCGCAGGCTACCGAGTGGAGGCGTCAATGGGACATGTGCGCGATCTGCCGCAATCGGCGAGCGAAATCCCCGCGAACGTCAAGGAAGAAAAATGGGCAAAGCTAGGGGTGAATATTGAGTCAGAATTCGAGCCGCTTTATGTAGTACCCAAAGACAAGAAAAAAATAGTCAAGGCGCTCAAAGATGCGCTCAAAGATGCTGACGAGCTGATACTGGCGACAGACGAAGACCGCGAAGGGGAAAGCATTAGCTGGCATCTGCTGCAACTTTTGCAGCCTAAAGTTCCGATCAAGCGCATGGTGTTCCACGAGATCACCCAAGAAGCGATCAAAGAAGCGCTGAAAAACTGTCGCACTGTAGATGAGAAGCTAGTTCGGGCGCAAGAAACACGACGTATTTTAGATCGCTTGGTGGGCTATACCCTCTCGCCGCTGCTGTGGAAGAAAATTGCCTGGGGCTTGTCGGCTGGACGGGTGCAATCTGTAGCAGTGCGGCTACTCGTACGGCGAGAGCGTCAGCGTCGGGCTTTCCATCAAGGTACTTACTGGGATCTCAAAGCCACCCTAGAAAAAGATAAAAGTGCGTTTGAAGCCCGCCTCGTAACACTGCGAGGTCAGCGTTTGGCGACAGGCAGTGACTTTGACGAGGCAACGGGGCAAATTGCAGCGGGTCGTAATGTTCTCCTGCTGAATGAAGCGGAAGCCAGAGCGCTGCAAGAGCAAATCACTAATAAGGCTTGGACCGTTTCTAATATCGAAGAACGGCCTGTCACTCGCAAACCTGCACCACCTTTTACCACCTCGACGCTGCAACAAGAATCCAACCGTAAACTTCGCCTCTCAGCGAGAGATACAATGCGTGTGGCCCAAAGCCTTTACGAGCAAGGCTTTATTACCTACATGCGAACCGACTCGGTGAACTTGTCGCAGCAGGCAATCGAGGCAGCTCGGACTTGTGTAGAGAACATGTATGGTGCAGCTTATCTCAGCCCCGAACCTCGCAAGTACTCCACCAAGAGCAAAGGTGCCCAGGAAGCCCACGAAGCCATTCGTCCCGCCGGAAGCAGCTTCCGCACTCCTCAAGAAACAGGGCTAAAAGGAGCAGAATTTCAGCTGTATGACTTGATCTGGAAGCGTACCGTTGCCACCCAAATGGCTGAAGCGCGGCAGACCCATATCACCGTACAAATTCAAGTCGAAGAAGCTGGATTTCGAGCTAGCGGTAAGCGCATTGACTTTCCTGGTTTCTTCCGCGCTTATGTGGAAGGGTCTGATGACCCCGATGCGGCGATCGAGGATCGGGAAGTGATTCTGCCTGCGCTCAAGGTGGGTGACAAGCCAGCGTGCAAGGCTTTAGAGGCGATCGGTCACGAAACTCAGCCTCCTGCTCGCTATACCGAAGCTTCTTTGGTGAAAACATTAGAAAGCGAAGGGATCGGGCGACCTAGCACCTACGCCAGCATCATCGGCACCATTATTGACCGGGGCTATGCCCAAATGGTCAGCAATGCCTTGGTGCCGACATTTACCGCCTTCGCTGTGACCACTTTATTGGAAAATCACTTCCCCGATTTGGTTGATACCAGCTTCACGGCTCGCATGGAGCAAACCTTAGATGAAATTTCTACAGGTGAGGTGAAGTGGTTGCCCTACCTCAAGGAGTTTTATTTAGGGAAAGCGGGTTTAGAAACCCAAGTCAAGGAACGGGAAAGCCAAATTGATCCCACCGAGGCGCGCACGATTGAGCTAGAAGATCTGGCTGCCAAAATCCGCATTGGTCGTTACGGGGCTTATTTAGAAACTGAGAAAGACGATGCCATCGTTAAAGCCACCATTCCTCAGGATTTGACTCCAGCGGATCTTGACCCTGCCCAGGTGGAAGTACTGCTGCGTCAAAAAACTGAAGGCCCCGATAAGTTAGGGCTGCACCCTGACACCGGAGAACCGATTTATTTACGGATTGGTCCTTTTGGCCCCTATGTCCAACTGGGAGATTTAGGGGAGACCAATGTCGAGCCGAAGCGGGCTTCGTTGCCTAAAGGTGTAGGCATGGATGACGTCACGCTAGAAATGGCCGTGGGTCTGCTGTCTCTGCCCCGGACCTTGGGAGTTCACCCTGAAACGAATGGCAAAATTCAGGCAGGACTAGGACGCTTTGGCCCCTATGTACTGCATGACCAAGGTAAGGAAGGCAAAGAGTATCGCTCCTTGAAAGCGGGAGACGATGTGCTGGCTATTGAGCTAGACCGCGCTTTGGAATTGCTGGCAGAACCGAAGGCAGGTCGTCGCGGCGCTCGAAGCAAATCCAAAGAACCGTTGCGATCGCTCGGTGCTCACCCTGCTGATGAAGAGCCAATCAATATTTATGATGGCCCCTATGGTCCTTACATCAAGCATGGCAAAACCAATGTCTCGGTGCCCGAAGACCAAGCGGTGGAGTCAATCACGCTAGAGGCGGCTCTAGAGCTATTGGGCACGAAAGAGTCAACCAGTAAATCGGGCCGCAAGTCTGCCAAGTCTGCCAGTAGCACGAAAAAAGCCACCAAATCAACAGCCACCAAGAGCGAAACTGCCAGCAAAACCAAGGCTCGCAAAACCACCACGAAAAAATCAGGGACTGGCAGTTCTAAGAAGAAAACCTCAACTTTGGAAAGCTAG
- the cobJ gene encoding precorrin-3B C(17)-methyltransferase — protein MSSLLFQDFQSLAAIATTPAGLKKLGALCQAHPITLWVPESLAELAQAQNLDSKIYSGSLKEQVAQLWPQYQRFVFCLATGAVVRLIAPLLQHKSTDPAVVVVDEAGQFVISLCSGHQGGADRLAEAIALQLNATPVLTGAANRLQLPGIDVLGVPFGWQKGEGDWTGVSAAIARQDAVQVIQSAGTTLWQHHLPSEHSFQFYESEETATTSIQPATPKARVWISLSERQFTSESGIPEVQWHPKVLWVGIGCERGTSRQLIEGAIQQVCQAHQLAEAAIAGIATLDLKADEVGLVELCRDRQWPLRCFSAEQLKSVPVPTPSEVVAAEVGTPSVAEAAALVGARLVPALSAPDLETEQQAVSLRVTKQIIRAADQPGAVTIAIAQAEQEYTGRSGKLWLVGTGPGQLEQITPAAQTAIAQADVVIGYSLYVDLVKPLLRPGQIVEALPITQERQRAQRAIELANWGLTVAVISSGDSGIYGMAGLVLEELRAQDWDGKTPAVRVFPGITALQAAASRVGTPLMHDFCAISLSDLLTPWVMIEKRLNAAAQADFVTALYNPRSKTRTEQIAIAQQIFLQYRDPSTPVALVRSAYREDEQVTLTTLGELLEAPIDMLTTVLIGNASTRTYADWMITPRGYLGFTPDAEPNQSP, from the coding sequence TTGAGTTCTTTACTGTTTCAAGACTTTCAATCGTTGGCCGCGATCGCCACGACTCCGGCTGGCCTCAAAAAACTAGGGGCCCTGTGCCAAGCTCATCCCATCACCCTCTGGGTGCCAGAATCTTTAGCCGAATTAGCTCAAGCCCAAAACCTGGACTCGAAGATTTATTCCGGTTCGCTCAAAGAACAGGTGGCTCAGTTGTGGCCGCAGTACCAACGGTTTGTGTTTTGTCTAGCCACAGGTGCGGTGGTGCGCTTGATTGCGCCTTTGTTGCAGCACAAGTCTACTGATCCAGCCGTGGTGGTGGTAGACGAAGCGGGGCAATTTGTCATTAGCTTATGCAGTGGGCATCAAGGAGGAGCCGATCGCTTGGCTGAGGCGATCGCCCTACAACTCAATGCCACTCCAGTCTTGACAGGTGCCGCCAACCGTTTACAGCTACCGGGAATTGATGTTTTAGGCGTGCCGTTTGGTTGGCAGAAAGGCGAAGGAGATTGGACAGGCGTGAGCGCCGCGATCGCTCGTCAAGACGCGGTGCAAGTGATTCAATCAGCAGGAACAACGCTCTGGCAACATCACCTACCCTCGGAGCATTCATTTCAATTTTATGAGTCAGAAGAGACCGCTACGACTTCCATTCAACCCGCTACTCCGAAAGCTAGGGTTTGGATTAGTCTGTCAGAGCGGCAATTCACCTCAGAGTCCGGCATACCAGAAGTTCAATGGCATCCGAAAGTTTTATGGGTCGGGATTGGCTGTGAACGAGGCACTTCTCGACAACTGATCGAAGGCGCGATTCAGCAAGTTTGCCAAGCTCATCAGTTGGCCGAAGCCGCGATCGCTGGAATCGCAACCCTAGACCTCAAAGCCGATGAAGTGGGTTTGGTCGAGCTGTGTCGCGATCGCCAGTGGCCTCTGCGTTGTTTCTCTGCCGAGCAACTGAAATCAGTGCCAGTCCCGACTCCCTCCGAAGTGGTTGCCGCTGAAGTAGGCACCCCTAGCGTCGCTGAAGCCGCCGCCCTCGTAGGGGCACGTCTTGTGCCTGCTCTCTCTGCACCTGACCTAGAAACAGAGCAGCAAGCGGTGTCCCTACGGGTAACTAAACAAATTATTCGGGCAGCAGATCAACCAGGAGCAGTGACGATCGCGATCGCCCAAGCTGAGCAAGAATACACAGGCCGCAGCGGAAAATTGTGGCTAGTCGGGACTGGTCCCGGACAACTAGAACAAATTACTCCGGCTGCCCAAACTGCGATCGCCCAAGCGGATGTAGTGATTGGTTATTCGCTCTATGTAGACCTTGTCAAGCCGTTGCTGCGTCCAGGGCAAATTGTGGAAGCTTTGCCGATCACTCAGGAACGTCAACGGGCACAGCGGGCGATCGAATTGGCGAACTGGGGCTTAACCGTCGCTGTAATTTCGTCGGGAGATTCTGGCATTTATGGCATGGCAGGCCTGGTTTTAGAGGAACTGCGCGCCCAAGATTGGGACGGTAAAACGCCAGCGGTGCGAGTGTTTCCGGGGATTACCGCTCTCCAAGCAGCGGCTTCACGGGTGGGCACACCCTTAATGCACGATTTTTGCGCCATCAGCCTTAGCGACTTGCTGACGCCTTGGGTCATGATTGAAAAGCGCTTAAATGCAGCAGCCCAAGCAGATTTTGTTACCGCTCTCTATAACCCGCGCTCAAAAACCCGTACCGAGCAGATCGCGATCGCCCAACAAATTTTCTTGCAGTACCGTGATCCTAGTACCCCAGTCGCTTTGGTGCGATCGGCCTACCGCGAAGATGAGCAAGTTACGCTCACAACGCTAGGCGAACTGCTAGAAGCACCGATTGATATGCTGACCACAGTTTTAATTGGCAATGCTAGCACTCGCACCTATGCCGACTGGATGATTACTCCACGTGGCTACTTAGGGTTTACACCCGATGCAGAACCTAATCAATCGCCCTAG
- a CDS encoding pentapeptide repeat-containing protein — protein MIFRYLAAFVLAFLVWSGQLSAIALSQYAPPPSYSNAELRGRDFSGQNLQVAEFSNTNLATANFVNANLRGAVFSASVMTETNLQNANLSSAMMDQVTFKRASLKDAVLTDAILFRSTFEDTDITGADFSNALLDGAQVKKLCERASGVNPTTGTATRDSLGCK, from the coding sequence ATGATCTTTCGGTATCTCGCTGCATTTGTATTGGCGTTTCTGGTTTGGAGCGGGCAGCTAAGCGCGATCGCCCTCAGCCAATATGCTCCGCCTCCGTCCTACAGCAATGCGGAGTTGCGTGGACGAGATTTTTCGGGCCAAAACTTGCAGGTGGCCGAATTTTCCAACACCAATCTCGCGACTGCTAACTTTGTGAATGCCAACTTGCGGGGTGCGGTATTTAGTGCCTCGGTAATGACTGAAACTAATTTGCAAAATGCTAACTTGAGCAGCGCCATGATGGATCAAGTCACTTTCAAGCGGGCTAGCCTCAAAGATGCAGTTTTGACAGATGCCATTTTGTTCCGCTCTACTTTTGAGGACACCGACATTACTGGAGCCGATTTTAGTAATGCTTTGCTGGATGGCGCTCAGGTCAAAAAATTGTGTGAACGAGCTAGTGGTGTGAACCCAACCACAGGCACAGCCACTCGCGACTCCTTAGGTTGCAAATAG
- a CDS encoding phage holin family protein, with protein MPQFLLTWLVTALALLVTAYFVPGFVLTGFVAAAIAAVVLGLVNAIVRPILLFFTLPLTILTLGLFLFVVNALSIWIVAALTPGFDITGFIPALFGSIVLTIATTVLGWFARAID; from the coding sequence ATGCCCCAATTTCTCTTAACTTGGTTGGTGACAGCCTTAGCGCTGCTAGTGACAGCTTATTTCGTCCCCGGTTTTGTGTTGACAGGGTTTGTGGCAGCAGCGATCGCGGCGGTGGTTTTGGGCTTAGTCAATGCGATCGTGCGACCGATTTTGCTGTTCTTCACCTTGCCATTGACGATTTTGACGCTGGGTTTATTTCTGTTTGTGGTCAATGCCCTCTCTATTTGGATTGTGGCCGCTTTGACTCCCGGTTTTGACATCACTGGTTTTATTCCCGCGCTGTTCGGCTCCATTGTCCTGACGATCGCCACTACTGTATTGGGTTGGTTTGCTAGGGCGATTGATTAG
- a CDS encoding NAD(P)H-quinone oxidoreductase subunit N, translating into MDFANLAAQLNAGTIVPEGIVIVTLLSVLVGDLIAGRAASRWTPYLAIAGLLSATAALYFQWEISDPISFLGGFNGDALSVVFRGIIALSAAVTILMSIRYVEQSGTSLAEFITILLTATVGGMFLSGADELVMVFVSLETLSIASYLLTGYMKRDPRSNEAALKYLLIGASSSAIFLYGVSLLYGLSGGETRLTEIAAHIVTDPTGQSIGLVIALVFAIAGIAFKIAAVPFHQWTPDVYEGSPTPVVAFLSVGSKAAGFALAIRLLVTAFPMLTHEWKFVFTALAILSMVLGNVVALAQTSMKRMLAYSSIGQAGFVMIGLVSGTDAGYASMVFYLLVYLFMNLGAFTCVILFSLRTGTDQISEYSGLYQKDPLLTLGLSVCLLSLGGIPPLAGFFGKLYLFWAGWRAGAYGLVLAGLVTTVISIYYYIRVVRMMVVKEPQEMSDVVKNYPAITWNLPGMRPLQVGLVLSLVATSLAGILSNPLFTLANDSVTHSQILQSAISNTPGSTQGVTGYIKPVLSSQVPVAKTNTGL; encoded by the coding sequence ATGGATTTTGCTAATCTTGCAGCCCAGTTGAATGCGGGGACGATCGTACCAGAGGGTATTGTCATCGTGACGCTGCTCTCGGTGCTGGTCGGTGACTTGATTGCTGGACGTGCTGCCTCCCGCTGGACTCCTTATTTAGCGATCGCGGGGCTGCTCAGTGCTACGGCTGCTCTCTATTTTCAATGGGAAATCAGCGATCCGATTTCTTTCCTGGGCGGTTTTAACGGTGATGCCCTGAGTGTCGTCTTCCGGGGCATCATTGCGCTGTCTGCCGCCGTGACCATCCTGATGTCGATCCGCTACGTGGAGCAATCGGGCACCTCTCTAGCAGAATTTATTACCATTCTGCTCACCGCAACAGTAGGGGGCATGTTCCTCTCTGGTGCAGACGAGTTGGTGATGGTATTTGTCTCCCTAGAAACGCTCAGTATCGCCTCCTATCTACTCACTGGGTACATGAAGCGCGATCCCCGCTCTAACGAAGCAGCTCTGAAATATTTGCTGATTGGTGCTTCTAGCTCGGCAATTTTCCTCTACGGCGTGTCATTGCTGTATGGGTTGTCGGGGGGTGAAACTCGCCTAACTGAGATCGCGGCTCATATCGTGACTGATCCCACAGGTCAGTCGATTGGTTTGGTGATTGCTTTGGTGTTTGCGATCGCCGGGATCGCCTTCAAAATTGCGGCGGTGCCCTTCCACCAGTGGACTCCTGACGTTTACGAAGGTTCACCTACTCCAGTGGTGGCCTTTCTGTCGGTCGGCTCCAAGGCGGCTGGCTTTGCCCTAGCAATTCGGCTCTTGGTAACGGCTTTCCCAATGCTGACCCACGAGTGGAAGTTTGTCTTCACCGCGCTCGCCATCCTTAGTATGGTCTTAGGCAACGTCGTAGCCTTGGCGCAAACTAGCATGAAGCGGATGCTCGCCTACTCCTCCATTGGGCAAGCAGGCTTCGTCATGATCGGCTTGGTTTCCGGGACTGATGCGGGCTACGCCAGTATGGTGTTCTACCTGCTGGTCTACCTGTTCATGAACTTGGGAGCTTTCACCTGCGTGATTCTGTTCTCCCTCCGTACTGGCACCGACCAAATCAGCGAATACTCTGGTTTGTACCAAAAAGATCCGTTACTCACTTTGGGGCTGAGTGTCTGCCTGCTATCGTTGGGTGGCATTCCTCCCTTGGCTGGCTTCTTTGGTAAGCTCTACCTGTTCTGGGCAGGCTGGCGCGCTGGGGCTTACGGATTAGTTTTGGCCGGATTGGTTACGACTGTAATCTCGATCTACTACTACATTCGCGTGGTGCGGATGATGGTGGTGAAAGAACCTCAGGAAATGTCGGATGTGGTCAAGAACTATCCTGCAATTACCTGGAACTTGCCTGGAATGCGGCCTCTGCAAGTGGGTCTAGTATTGTCCTTGGTTGCCACTTCTTTAGCTGGAATCCTCTCCAATCCTCTGTTTACGCTAGCCAATGACTCGGTCACCCATTCTCAAATTCTGCAATCGGCCATTTCTAATACTCCTGGCAGCACCCAAGGTGTGACAGGCTACATCAAACCTGTTCTGTCAAGTCAGGTGCCTGTCGCAAAAACTAACACTGGTCTTTAA
- a CDS encoding WD40 repeat domain-containing protein encodes MPEQEQLPYVEVKQCLQTGLAAIAQQMETLKTLKVEAPGILSAWEDTLQPFASLKQSAPIFSRTMKYPSPSFPLRVFPHKRLAFWGAVGIGVVCSLQIAHVSQALPTPSVTKVDVAATVTGSSTPGGWKQPQLVRTLKGHKGAVDSLLFASDGRTLFSGGSYNDARIKVWNLQRGREAMTLRVHQTMVAALAMTPDGQTLVSGGTDYILNLWNLKTKQSSRIFLDHTSHVLALAISPDGKTLVSGGLDGIKLWDLQRQRPLSTLEDERHEVHALAISPSGQYLASGEDNGVVKLWDLASGQLLQTLPGHTGVVNSLTFTPDGTSLVSASRDATIKVWNSETGELLQTLTGHTNWVMDVEVNPNGRVLASAGRDAVRLWNLETGELINTLTEHADWVQSVAFSPDGQTLASGGSDTLIQVWQDGVLPPVK; translated from the coding sequence GTGCCTGAGCAAGAGCAATTGCCTTACGTTGAAGTCAAGCAGTGCTTGCAGACTGGGTTGGCTGCGATCGCTCAACAAATGGAAACTCTCAAAACCTTGAAAGTTGAAGCGCCAGGAATTCTGTCCGCTTGGGAAGACACCCTTCAGCCCTTTGCCTCACTCAAACAATCTGCCCCAATATTCAGTCGAACTATGAAATACCCATCTCCTAGCTTTCCTCTGCGTGTATTTCCTCATAAGCGGTTGGCATTTTGGGGAGCAGTGGGTATTGGAGTAGTTTGCTCTCTACAAATTGCTCATGTGAGCCAAGCGCTGCCTACACCCTCTGTAACCAAGGTAGACGTAGCCGCTACTGTGACAGGTTCGTCCACCCCGGGCGGTTGGAAGCAGCCCCAGCTAGTCCGCACCTTGAAAGGGCATAAAGGAGCTGTGGATTCTCTGCTGTTTGCTTCTGATGGTCGAACCCTGTTTAGTGGCGGTAGCTACAACGACGCCAGAATTAAAGTCTGGAATCTCCAGCGCGGTCGAGAAGCGATGACGTTGCGAGTCCATCAAACGATGGTGGCAGCGCTAGCTATGACACCAGACGGTCAAACGCTGGTCAGTGGTGGCACTGACTATATTCTGAATCTCTGGAATCTAAAGACGAAACAATCGAGCCGAATTTTCCTAGATCACACGAGCCATGTTCTGGCACTAGCTATTAGCCCCGATGGTAAAACTTTAGTCAGTGGCGGCTTAGATGGCATTAAACTTTGGGATTTACAAAGACAACGCCCACTGTCCACGCTTGAAGACGAGCGACATGAAGTGCATGCCCTAGCGATTAGCCCTTCTGGGCAATACCTAGCTAGTGGGGAAGACAACGGCGTTGTGAAGCTGTGGGACTTGGCTAGTGGGCAGCTCCTACAAACTCTCCCAGGTCATACAGGGGTTGTTAATTCTCTAACCTTTACACCTGATGGCACCTCGCTAGTTAGCGCCAGCCGAGATGCCACGATTAAAGTGTGGAATTCCGAAACGGGAGAGTTGCTCCAAACACTGACAGGTCATACTAATTGGGTCATGGATGTTGAAGTAAACCCAAATGGTAGAGTTTTAGCCAGTGCAGGGCGAGATGCTGTCAGACTTTGGAATCTAGAGACAGGGGAATTAATCAATACCTTGACTGAGCATGCAGATTGGGTGCAGTCTGTTGCCTTCAGTCCGGATGGTCAAACTCTAGCTAGTGGTGGCTCTGATACGTTGATTCAAGTGTGGCAAGATGGAGTTTTACCACCTGTTAAGTAG
- a CDS encoding chlorophyll a/b-binding protein, whose product MTQLQPTTTPKLAEPKVGFTEYAERLNGRAAMLGFAIAVAIEYVTGQGVLTWLGLR is encoded by the coding sequence ATGACTCAACTACAACCCACCACAACGCCTAAATTAGCTGAACCTAAAGTCGGCTTTACAGAATATGCCGAGCGTTTGAATGGCCGAGCTGCCATGCTGGGGTTCGCGATCGCCGTTGCCATCGAGTACGTGACTGGACAGGGCGTTTTAACTTGGCTGGGGCTGAGATAA